A window of the Halotia branconii CENA392 genome harbors these coding sequences:
- a CDS encoding non-ribosomal peptide synthetase translates to MNLVEFLTQLSQQNIELWVEDSKLRYRGRKEVLTSTVLNQIKQHKTEIIDLLRQGFHTSKSYPLTHGQQGLWFLYKLAPTSAAYNVAFTARICSHLNIPALQRAFQKLVNRHATLRTTFAQKDGEPFQQVDEYQEVDFENIDASVWNEDELKSQVIAAYQRPFNLEKGNLLRVNLFTCSDYNYVILLTIHHIVIDGFSLGIILDELRSLYEAENTGRVISLPAIKYQYQDFVQWQRNTLASSVGDELWNYWREQLAGELPILKLPTDRSRPPIQSYRGASHTFELNPELTSALRGMAKAQGATLYMTLLTAFQVLLYRLSGQEDIIVGAPIEGRSQPGFAETVGFFVNMLALRVNLAGNPTFSQLLTQARQTVLDAIAHQDYPSTLLIERSQLNRDPSLPGLFRVSFNLLKLSEIAQDYELSVSDKTKSRENWGGLTLEPFVIPQQEGQNDLVFDMMETTESLIGILRYNTDLFDATTITRIANHFQTLLTGIIANPQQQIASLPLLTEAEENHLLWEWNNNQVDYPQDRVTHQLFENCVNQQPNAVAVVFPNVETFHETSLQLTYQQLNSKANQLAHYLRSLGIGKNQLVGICVERSLEMIIALLGVLKAGGAYLPLDPAYPEERLSFMLRDSQVSILLTQQKLVASLAIEDLAVVCLDRDWEDISQESEENLVINTTSQDLAYVIYTSGSTGKSKGVAIAHRSLVNAFYAWEKAYQLQSLTSHLQMASFAFDVFSGDVIRALCSGAKLVLCPREWLLEPDKLYKLMLVEKIDSAEFVPAVLRNLVEYLQRTQQNLNFMKLLVVGSDSLYVQEYQEFQRFCGEQTRLINSYGVTEACIDSTYFELGIEKLGSGLVPIGRPFANTQVYILDRYLQLVPIGVAGELYIGGAGLAQGYLNRPDLTKEKFIPNPFVQTRLIASLHTPIFYKTGDLARYLPDGNIELLGRIDDQVKIRGFRIELGEIEAVLSSHPQVQAAVVMLRELQTDNKSIVAYIVSGQQSLTTSELRNFLKQKLPDYMIPSAIAILETLPLTPNGKVDRRALPIPDMEQSREIDFVPPRTPTEEAIANIIAAVLGLTQVGIHDNFFELGGHSLLATQVIARLQQTLNIELPLRSLLASPTVAGLSEAVTSSTKTESSVNLPTIVPNPQQLYQPFPLTDIQQAYWLGRNEAFELGNIAAHGYLELDCHHLDLTRLNQAWQQLILRHDMLRAVILPDGQQQILSTVPAYEIEVLDLQNLEVMREQMSHEVLPAEQWPLFRIRATPIDEQRTRLHLSFDALIADAWSVFMLMREWLDLYNNSEFVLPPLELSFRDYVLGESTLKNTPQYQRSQEYWFNRLDTLPPAPELPLAKNPNSITNPRFQRRSSQLSPEQWRKLQNRAQQFHLTPSGVLLAAFAEVLSQWSRNPKFTINLTLFKRLPLHPQVNEIVGDFTSLTLLEVDRSIPQSFSNHAQQLQQQLWQDLDHGYISGLQVQRELSRQRQSYQFMPVIFTSTLGLESLGQDTSILSQLGELVYSISQTPQVWLDNQLREQNGTLIFNWDAVEELFPAGLLDEMFAAYCDLLQQLITSDAIWSKIQRELPQPTIANYPTADISEETLHSLFIKQVQIQADSLAVITPERTLTYQELYQHALQLASQLRELGASNNNAIAVVMEKGWEQVVAVLGILIAGAAYLPIDPELPAERQWYLLTQGQVKFIVTQPHLHLSLPSGVQQVCVESQLRGDGKDIKLVQTPDDLAYIIYTSGSTGSPKGVMINHRGAVNTILDINRRFGVRSSDRILALSALNFDLSVYDIFGILAAGGTIVIPSAEQTKDPAHWLELIVSQQITLWNSVPALMQMLVEYLTNQPQQPSSLRLALLSGDWLPLNLPNQIQTLWSNIQVVSLGGATEASIWSIYYPITQVDPNWKSIPYGKPLDNQQVYVFNHNLQQTPVWVTGQLYIGGIGLAKGYWKDEQKTNASFITHPVTKEKLYKTGDLGRYLPDGNIEFLGREDFQVKINGYRIELGEIEAILKQHPTVKEAVVTTVEQTQQLVAYIVSDTPTPNLAEAYQPTQQPRVLTDAGERIEFKLQQPGIRKSKSSPITINLPKSELEPTAYLQRQSYRQFLTQKISLERFSKFLNCLQQMQLGDYPLPKYRYPSAGSLYPVQTYLFIKPNSIETLPAGIYYYHPSDHNLILLHSTNEIDSSVYLENQVLFEQSAFTIYLIGKLSAIAPMYGEIARDFCLLEAGHIGQLLMNSAPTQEIGLCPLGYLEFPQIQDLFQLKANQILLYSFVGGKIYPTDSQQWSILKNPQTTKSNSTQFREYLQQKLPQYMIPAEYIFIDTLPLTTNGKIDRKALPTPNLATATSATLVPPQTQTEKKIAEFIQQLLQIEVVGIQNNFFELGIDSLKLVQLKNHLQNQFQVNIPMRQLLVETTNIQQLALAIDEQLIIAKITQKPLTTEQDDDKEIIQI, encoded by the coding sequence ATGAATTTAGTTGAGTTTCTCACACAACTCTCGCAACAAAATATAGAATTGTGGGTTGAAGATAGTAAACTGCGTTATCGGGGTCGCAAAGAAGTATTAACTTCCACAGTTTTAAATCAAATTAAGCAGCATAAAACAGAAATTATCGATTTGCTGCGCCAAGGTTTTCACACTTCTAAATCCTACCCTCTGACGCATGGTCAGCAAGGTCTATGGTTTTTGTATAAACTTGCGCCCACAAGTGCAGCTTATAACGTTGCTTTTACAGCTCGCATCTGCTCTCATTTAAATATTCCGGCTTTACAACGAGCGTTTCAGAAGTTAGTAAATCGTCATGCAACTCTCCGCACAACATTTGCACAAAAAGATGGCGAACCTTTTCAACAGGTTGATGAATACCAAGAAGTTGATTTTGAAAATATTGACGCTTCAGTTTGGAATGAAGATGAGTTGAAAAGCCAAGTCATAGCAGCATATCAGCGTCCATTTAATTTGGAAAAGGGTAATTTATTGCGAGTAAATTTATTTACTTGTTCTGACTATAATTATGTAATATTACTAACAATACATCATATTGTTATTGATGGTTTTTCTCTGGGAATTATTCTTGATGAATTGCGATCGCTCTACGAAGCAGAAAATACAGGTCGAGTTATATCTTTACCTGCTATTAAGTACCAATATCAAGACTTTGTACAGTGGCAGAGAAATACTTTAGCAAGTTCTGTGGGCGACGAATTATGGAATTACTGGCGCGAACAATTAGCGGGTGAGTTACCCATCTTAAAATTACCAACAGATCGATCGCGGCCACCAATTCAAAGCTATCGGGGAGCTTCCCATACTTTTGAGTTGAATCCAGAGTTGACTTCTGCGCTGCGAGGAATGGCGAAAGCTCAAGGAGCAACCCTTTACATGACTTTGTTAACCGCCTTTCAAGTGTTACTTTACCGCTTGTCAGGTCAGGAAGATATAATTGTGGGTGCGCCTATTGAGGGGAGAAGTCAGCCGGGATTTGCCGAAACTGTAGGCTTTTTCGTGAATATGTTGGCTTTACGGGTAAATTTGGCTGGTAATCCGACATTTTCTCAGCTTTTAACTCAAGCACGCCAAACTGTATTGGATGCGATCGCTCATCAAGATTATCCCTCTACTTTACTAATTGAGCGATCGCAACTCAACCGCGATCCGAGTCTTCCTGGTCTTTTTCGCGTTTCCTTTAATTTGTTAAAGCTCAGTGAAATTGCTCAAGATTATGAATTGTCTGTATCTGATAAAACCAAAAGCAGAGAAAATTGGGGTGGGTTAACTTTAGAACCTTTTGTGATTCCCCAGCAGGAAGGACAGAATGATTTAGTGTTCGACATGATGGAGACGACTGAATCATTAATTGGTATTTTAAGATACAACACCGATTTATTTGATGCTACGACAATTACCAGAATAGCGAATCATTTTCAAACTTTACTCACAGGGATTATTGCTAATCCCCAACAGCAAATTGCTTCCTTACCTCTGCTAACGGAAGCTGAAGAAAATCATTTGTTGTGGGAGTGGAACAACAACCAAGTTGATTATCCCCAAGATAGAGTTACTCATCAGTTGTTTGAGAACTGTGTGAACCAGCAACCAAACGCGGTTGCGGTGGTATTTCCAAATGTAGAGACGTTTCATGAAACGTCTTTACAACTAACCTATCAACAATTAAACAGCAAAGCCAATCAACTCGCACACTACCTGCGTTCTTTGGGAATAGGTAAAAATCAGCTTGTGGGAATTTGTGTGGAACGTTCCCTAGAAATGATTATTGCATTATTGGGAGTTCTGAAAGCAGGTGGAGCTTATTTACCTTTAGATCCTGCGTATCCCGAAGAACGTTTGAGCTTCATGCTGCGTGATTCTCAAGTATCGATATTGCTGACTCAACAAAAATTAGTAGCGAGTTTAGCAATTGAGGATTTAGCTGTAGTTTGTTTAGATCGAGATTGGGAAGATATTTCCCAGGAAAGTGAAGAGAATCTAGTAATTAATACTACATCTCAAGATTTAGCCTACGTGATTTACACATCAGGTTCTACAGGTAAATCCAAGGGAGTGGCGATCGCTCATCGCAGTTTAGTAAATGCGTTTTATGCTTGGGAAAAAGCTTATCAACTCCAGTCTTTGACTAGTCATCTACAAATGGCGAGTTTTGCTTTTGATGTGTTTTCAGGGGATGTAATTCGCGCTCTTTGTAGTGGTGCTAAGTTGGTTTTATGTCCGCGTGAGTGGCTGTTAGAACCGGACAAGCTGTATAAACTGATGCTTGTGGAGAAAATTGATAGCGCGGAGTTTGTTCCAGCTGTGTTGAGAAACTTGGTTGAGTATTTACAAAGAACTCAGCAAAATCTCAACTTTATGAAATTGTTGGTAGTCGGTTCAGATAGTTTGTATGTGCAAGAATATCAAGAATTTCAGCGTTTTTGTGGTGAGCAGACACGTTTGATTAATTCCTATGGGGTAACGGAAGCGTGTATTGATAGCACTTATTTTGAATTGGGGATTGAGAAATTAGGAAGTGGGTTAGTTCCTATTGGTCGTCCATTTGCGAACACGCAAGTTTATATTTTAGATCGATATCTGCAATTAGTTCCCATTGGGGTTGCGGGTGAATTATATATTGGTGGTGCTGGTTTAGCTCAAGGTTATTTAAACCGTCCTGATTTAACCAAAGAAAAATTCATCCCTAATCCCTTTGTACAGACGCGATTAATCGCGTCTCTCCACACCCCTATCTTCTACAAAACGGGAGATTTAGCGCGTTATCTTCCTGACGGTAATATTGAATTACTCGGTCGAATTGACGATCAAGTGAAGATTCGGGGTTTCCGAATTGAACTAGGGGAAATTGAAGCGGTTTTGAGTAGTCATCCGCAAGTACAAGCAGCAGTGGTGATGCTTCGAGAACTGCAAACCGACAATAAATCTATAGTTGCATATATTGTTTCTGGACAACAGTCATTAACAACTAGTGAATTGCGTAACTTTCTCAAACAGAAGTTACCTGATTATATGATTCCAAGTGCGATCGCCATTCTGGAAACTTTACCTTTAACCCCCAACGGGAAAGTAGATCGGCGTGCTTTACCAATTCCAGATATGGAACAGAGTCGAGAAATAGATTTTGTTCCACCGCGCACACCAACGGAAGAAGCGATCGCTAATATTATCGCTGCTGTTTTGGGACTCACACAAGTAGGCATTCACGATAACTTTTTTGAATTGGGGGGACATTCCCTACTTGCGACTCAAGTGATTGCGCGATTACAACAAACCTTAAATATTGAGTTACCGTTACGCTCTTTGTTAGCATCTCCCACTGTGGCTGGATTGAGTGAAGCAGTGACATCTTCAACAAAGACAGAATCTTCAGTTAATTTACCAACAATTGTCCCAAATCCACAACAGTTATATCAACCTTTTCCCCTCACCGATATTCAACAAGCTTATTGGTTAGGACGCAATGAAGCTTTTGAATTAGGAAATATTGCTGCTCATGGTTATTTAGAATTAGATTGCCATCATTTAGATTTAACAAGATTAAATCAAGCTTGGCAACAACTTATTTTGCGTCACGATATGCTGCGTGCTGTTATTTTACCAGATGGTCAACAGCAAATTCTCTCAACAGTACCGGCTTATGAAATCGAAGTTTTGGATTTGCAAAATTTAGAGGTGATGCGTGAGCAGATGTCCCATGAAGTTTTACCTGCGGAACAATGGCCTTTATTTAGAATTCGAGCTACACCTATAGATGAACAGCGTACCAGACTCCACCTGAGTTTTGATGCTTTGATTGCTGATGCTTGGAGTGTGTTTATGCTGATGCGAGAGTGGTTAGATTTATATAATAATTCTGAGTTTGTATTACCACCCTTAGAACTTTCCTTCCGCGATTATGTGCTTGGGGAATCAACTTTAAAAAATACACCCCAATATCAACGTTCTCAAGAATATTGGTTTAACCGACTAGATACCTTACCACCAGCACCAGAATTACCCCTAGCGAAAAATCCGAATTCCATTACCAATCCTCGGTTTCAACGTCGCAGTTCTCAACTGTCTCCAGAACAATGGCGCAAATTACAAAATCGCGCACAGCAATTTCATTTAACTCCTTCGGGAGTTTTATTAGCTGCTTTTGCAGAAGTCCTCAGTCAATGGAGCAGAAATCCCAAGTTTACGATTAATCTCACCCTGTTTAAGCGTTTACCTTTACATCCCCAAGTAAATGAAATTGTCGGAGACTTCACTTCTTTGACACTTTTAGAAGTCGATCGCTCAATTCCTCAAAGCTTTAGCAACCACGCTCAACAATTACAGCAACAACTGTGGCAAGATTTAGATCACGGTTATATCAGTGGTTTACAGGTACAGCGAGAACTTAGCCGTCAACGTCAAAGTTACCAATTTATGCCAGTGATATTTACTAGTACACTAGGTTTAGAATCACTTGGTCAGGATACATCAATATTAAGTCAGTTAGGCGAACTCGTTTACAGTATCAGTCAAACCCCGCAAGTTTGGTTAGATAATCAACTGAGAGAGCAGAACGGAACTTTAATATTTAATTGGGATGCGGTGGAAGAACTTTTTCCCGCAGGTTTGCTAGATGAGATGTTTGCTGCTTACTGCGATTTACTTCAACAACTAATTACCTCAGATGCGATTTGGAGCAAGATTCAGAGAGAATTACCACAACCTACAATTGCAAATTATCCCACCGCAGACATTTCTGAGGAAACTTTGCACAGTTTGTTTATTAAGCAAGTGCAAATCCAAGCTGACTCTCTAGCAGTTATTACTCCAGAGCGTACCCTAACTTATCAGGAATTGTACCAACACGCTCTGCAATTGGCATCTCAGCTGCGAGAATTGGGAGCAAGCAACAACAATGCGATCGCTGTTGTCATGGAAAAAGGTTGGGAGCAAGTTGTCGCTGTACTAGGAATTTTAATCGCTGGTGCGGCTTATCTCCCCATCGATCCCGAATTACCAGCAGAACGACAATGGTATTTACTCACCCAAGGACAAGTTAAATTCATTGTCACTCAACCTCATCTTCACCTATCTTTGCCATCAGGTGTTCAACAAGTATGTGTGGAAAGTCAACTTAGAGGAGATGGGAAAGATATTAAACTAGTCCAAACTCCCGATGATTTAGCTTACATCATCTACACTTCCGGTTCCACGGGTTCACCCAAAGGCGTGATGATTAATCATCGGGGTGCGGTAAATACGATTTTGGATATTAACCGCCGCTTTGGGGTTAGATCGAGCGATCGCATCTTAGCTTTATCAGCATTAAACTTCGACCTTTCAGTTTACGACATCTTCGGCATATTAGCGGCGGGAGGAACGATAGTTATTCCCTCAGCAGAGCAAACCAAAGATCCCGCACACTGGTTAGAGTTAATAGTATCTCAGCAAATTACCCTGTGGAACTCAGTTCCAGCTTTGATGCAAATGTTGGTAGAATATCTTACCAACCAACCACAACAACCTTCATCTCTGCGTTTAGCTTTGTTGAGTGGAGATTGGCTACCTCTAAATTTACCAAATCAAATCCAAACATTGTGGTCAAATATCCAAGTTGTGAGTTTGGGAGGAGCAACAGAAGCTTCGATTTGGTCAATTTACTATCCAATTACCCAAGTAGATCCTAACTGGAAAAGTATTCCCTACGGCAAACCACTCGATAATCAACAAGTATATGTATTCAATCATAATTTGCAGCAAACTCCTGTTTGGGTAACGGGACAACTATATATTGGCGGTATCGGTTTAGCAAAAGGTTACTGGAAAGACGAACAAAAAACAAACGCCAGCTTTATTACTCATCCAGTTACCAAAGAAAAGTTATATAAAACAGGGGACTTGGGACGTTATTTACCCGATGGGAATATAGAGTTTTTAGGAAGAGAAGATTTTCAAGTGAAAATCAATGGTTATAGAATTGAACTTGGTGAAATTGAAGCCATATTAAAACAGCATCCCACCGTCAAAGAAGCAGTAGTCACCACAGTAGAACAAACACAACAGTTAGTTGCTTATATCGTTAGCGATACACCAACTCCCAATTTAGCAGAAGCTTACCAACCAACTCAACAACCAAGAGTATTAACCGATGCTGGAGAACGCATCGAATTTAAACTCCAACAACCAGGAATCCGCAAATCGAAATCATCGCCAATTACTATTAACTTACCCAAATCTGAACTTGAGCCAACAGCTTATCTCCAACGCCAAAGTTATAGACAATTTCTAACCCAAAAAATATCCTTAGAACGATTTAGCAAATTTCTCAACTGTCTCCAACAAATGCAACTGGGTGATTATCCCCTTCCCAAATATCGCTATCCTTCTGCTGGGAGTCTTTATCCTGTACAAACTTACTTATTCATCAAACCCAACAGCATCGAAACCCTTCCAGCAGGAATATATTATTATCATCCCAGCGACCACAATTTAATCTTACTCCACAGCACCAACGAAATAGACAGCAGCGTTTACCTTGAGAATCAAGTACTTTTTGAACAATCCGCCTTTACGATATATTTGATTGGGAAACTAAGTGCGATCGCACCGATGTATGGAGAAATTGCTAGAGACTTCTGTCTTTTAGAAGCAGGACACATCGGACAATTACTCATGAACAGCGCACCGACTCAAGAAATTGGTCTTTGTCCCCTTGGTTATTTAGAATTTCCCCAAATTCAAGATTTATTTCAATTAAAAGCCAATCAAATTCTCCTTTATAGCTTTGTTGGTGGAAAAATATACCCAACAGATTCTCAGCAATGGTCAATACTTAAAAATCCTCAAACCACCAAATCAAATTCTACCCAATTTAGAGAATATCTACAGCAGAAACTTCCACAATACATGATACCTGCTGAATATATTTTCATTGACACCTTACCCCTAACCACCAACGGAAAAATAGATAGAAAAGCCTTACCAACTCCCAATCTCGCAACAGCCACATCAGCAACTTTAGTTCCTCCGCAAACCCAAACCGAAAAAAAAATCGCCGAATTCATCCAACAACTGCTGCAAATTGAAGTAGTGGGAATACAGAATAATTTCTTTGAATTAGGAATAGATTCGCTCAAACTCGTGCAGTTGAAAAATCACTTACAAAATCAATTCCAAGTTAACATTCCCATGCGCCAATTATTAGTGGAAACAACAAATATTCAACAACTAGCATTAGCCATTGACGAACAATTAATTATCGCCAAAATCACACAAAAACCCCTAACCACAGAACAAGACGACGATAAAGAAATCATCCAAATTTGA
- a CDS encoding IS701 family transposase, whose amino-acid sequence MKETTPTAMPPCFEKWCQRFDDVFGHKAQKREFRHYLGGLLGESERKNLFQLAENAVGVNYHRLHHFLTDSPWSATKVNERRLEVMNKCSQTKISRGFSLIIDDSGHRKSGNFTEGVGRQYIGEIGKTDNGIVVVTTHLYDGRKSLPLDIELYQHADSLPEGKQDPLFEKKTEIAIKLIDQTRERGYQPGIVIVDAGYGNNTSFLLELENRKLKYLGGIAKNRKVTISEQENNQRTIRIDELAKSIPQEAFSETQLNLDKPRKVWVATFEVEISRLEGKRSIAIVMNAATFSDATDIDYFITNVSTSVVTSEWIVNTYSQRNWVEVFYREAKGFLGLKEYQVRDKTSLMRHFILVFCAYTFVLWHQLTGGFRRRWATKPLNTFTEALEAFRTAISFRFIEWLTVNRDVFAAHKASFGFIWA is encoded by the coding sequence ATGAAAGAGACAACTCCCACAGCTATGCCCCCATGCTTTGAAAAATGGTGTCAAAGGTTTGACGATGTATTTGGTCATAAAGCGCAAAAAAGGGAGTTTAGACATTATTTAGGGGGGTTGTTAGGAGAAAGCGAACGGAAAAACTTGTTCCAGCTCGCAGAAAATGCCGTAGGAGTAAATTACCACCGATTACACCACTTTTTGACAGATTCCCCTTGGTCGGCCACAAAGGTGAATGAACGACGCTTAGAGGTAATGAACAAGTGTAGTCAGACTAAAATCAGTAGGGGATTTAGCTTGATAATTGATGATTCAGGGCATAGGAAAAGTGGTAACTTTACCGAAGGTGTGGGAAGACAATATATCGGAGAAATTGGCAAGACAGATAATGGAATAGTGGTGGTAACAACTCATTTATATGATGGGAGAAAAAGCCTACCATTAGATATAGAGTTATATCAACACGCTGATTCATTACCCGAAGGAAAACAAGACCCTCTATTTGAGAAAAAAACAGAGATAGCAATTAAGTTAATAGACCAAACAAGAGAGCGAGGATATCAACCAGGAATAGTGATTGTAGATGCCGGATATGGTAACAATACATCATTCCTATTAGAACTAGAAAATCGCAAATTAAAGTATTTAGGAGGAATAGCCAAAAATCGGAAAGTCACAATTAGTGAGCAAGAGAATAATCAACGAACAATTAGGATAGATGAGTTAGCAAAGTCTATACCCCAAGAGGCTTTTAGCGAAACTCAACTCAATTTAGATAAACCTAGAAAAGTATGGGTAGCAACTTTTGAAGTAGAGATATCACGTCTGGAAGGTAAACGAAGTATAGCTATCGTCATGAATGCTGCTACTTTTTCTGATGCCACAGATATCGACTACTTTATTACCAATGTTTCTACATCTGTTGTAACTTCAGAATGGATAGTAAACACCTATTCTCAACGCAATTGGGTAGAGGTCTTTTATAGAGAAGCCAAGGGTTTTTTAGGATTGAAAGAATATCAAGTCCGAGATAAAACCAGTCTCATGCGACATTTTATCTTGGTATTTTGTGCCTATACTTTTGTCCTTTGGCATCAGTTGACTGGTGGTTTTAGACGTAGGTGGGCAACTAAACCGTTGAACACTTTTACTGAGGCTTTAGAAGCCTTTAGAACTGCTATTTCTTTCCGATTTATTGAGTGGTTGACTGTTAATCGTGACGTATTTGCCGCTCATAAAGCCAGTTTCGGCTTTATTTGGGCTTGA
- a CDS encoding condensation domain-containing protein, with amino-acid sequence MNKNQLLIELEKRGIKLWLESDLLNIEAPKGTLTPELRDSLKEHKPEIIKLLNLNNIKTTSLPIIKPNPQQLHQPFPLTDIQQAHWLGRNQVFELSHVSNHVYIEFETNNLDISRLTAAWQKLIQRHDMLRAIVLPTGEQQILDQVPNYQITILDLQESETQKLETELIAIREKLSQQNSPSHQWPWFDIRATYLNQEQIRLHLSMDLLLIDAASIRILFHEWNQLYQNLELSLPPLELSFRDYVIAKNSLQDSELVKRSQTYWFNRLDTLPPAPELPLACFPSELKEYTFKRYAGKLEPHIWQRLKQRGQKAGLTPSIILLTAFTEILTLWSKNPSFTLNLTVLERLPLHPQINQIIGDFTNTNLLAIDNSSPNTFTNLALKIQQQLLQDLDHIYISGVEVLRKLLNQKQTELTAAMPIVFSGT; translated from the coding sequence ATGAACAAAAACCAACTTTTAATCGAACTCGAAAAACGAGGAATCAAACTCTGGTTAGAAAGTGACCTATTAAACATCGAAGCACCAAAAGGAACATTAACACCAGAACTACGCGATTCTCTCAAAGAACATAAACCAGAAATTATCAAACTCCTAAATCTCAACAATATCAAAACAACCTCCCTACCAATTATTAAACCAAATCCTCAACAACTTCACCAACCATTTCCCCTCACCGACATTCAACAAGCGCATTGGTTGGGACGCAATCAAGTATTTGAATTAAGCCATGTCAGCAATCATGTTTACATAGAATTTGAGACTAATAATTTAGACATATCCCGCCTGACAGCAGCTTGGCAAAAACTCATTCAACGTCATGATATGCTACGAGCGATAGTATTACCCACGGGAGAGCAACAAATCTTAGATCAAGTTCCCAATTATCAAATTACTATCCTAGATTTACAAGAATCAGAAACCCAAAAACTCGAAACTGAATTAATAGCAATCCGCGAAAAACTATCTCAACAAAACTCACCTTCACATCAATGGCCTTGGTTTGATATTCGAGCCACTTATTTAAATCAAGAACAAATTCGGCTACATCTCAGCATGGATTTATTACTGATAGATGCTGCGAGTATTCGGATTTTATTTCACGAATGGAATCAACTTTATCAAAATCTCGAATTATCATTACCACCATTAGAACTATCATTTCGAGATTATGTCATTGCTAAAAATTCTCTCCAAGACTCAGAATTAGTCAAGCGATCGCAAACTTACTGGTTCAATCGTTTAGATACTCTCCCACCAGCACCGGAACTACCTCTAGCTTGTTTTCCTAGTGAATTAAAAGAGTATACATTCAAACGCTATGCTGGAAAACTAGAACCCCATATATGGCAAAGATTAAAACAGCGCGGTCAAAAAGCTGGTTTAACTCCTTCTATCATTTTGTTAACCGCTTTTACAGAAATTCTAACTTTGTGGAGTAAAAATCCTTCCTTTACTCTCAATTTAACTGTCCTAGAACGTCTACCACTCCATCCTCAAATCAATCAAATTATTGGCGATTTTACCAACACAAATCTCTTAGCAATAGACAATTCATCCCCAAATACATTTACAAATCTAGCTCTAAAAATACAACAACAATTACTCCAAGATTTAGACCATATTTATATTAGTGGAGTAGAAGTATTGCGGAAATTGCTCAATCAAAAGCAAACAGAATTGACCGCAGCTATGCCTATAGTATTTAGCGGGACTTAA